Genomic segment of Eriocheir sinensis breed Jianghai 21 chromosome 51, ASM2467909v1, whole genome shotgun sequence:
gtacttttatgaccctggtggtagtctgagccttcttctgtaccgtgaacctaaaagaacactcattagaactcgattaacctcctttttggcccttggaaatagttggtgtgtgaggtgggagcatctgacaataccaacctaaggCCCcattcacacgagcggtttctgccgctccggcaCATGGCATGCGGCTGCCGCTCCggcctttcacacgagcggtttctgccgcaCTTGCGAGCGGCAGCCGCGTGTCACCTGGACATCCACGGTCAAGTGCGGTGTCTGCCGCATCCGCTTTGGCATCTCCTGCAGTCATATTTGTAATCTTCTCTTGAGGGATCCCACAAACAAGGCCGTCTTTCAATCTCGAagatcagcagctccgtgtcatgATAATTTTTAATTAGCCATAACCCTGAATTTAAATGCAAATGTTTGTTGTACAGAGGTATACAGAAATAATATATAAGACACTTACATACTTCCACCGTACTTCCACCATCATTGCGGCACCACAGCGCTGTGCCCTCTAGAGTCCTTGCTCGTCCTCCTCGTTATGGTGGGGTGTCACGGCAGCTTATGCAGCATTTCATTGTTTTGCTGTTCAGGGCAACAGCCGGGgtaatagtgttttttttttttttttttttttttttattttttttttttattaaagagaaggagaaagctaTTGGACGCGGCGGCCCCTCAGGCAGCACACCTGTCTTAAggtcacccatcaacccggactctagaataaACCGTTCAAGTGActaaaaaatgagttccggggggcatcatgagccaaacataactagcgccactataaataaattgcctgcgccatgacgggtttggGCCGATCACCAGGCCCCTGAAAAAAAAACGGCGCTATATGCTGagatgtaagaaagaaaagaactccTGACCGCGCTCACTtaattaaatataaataaattaaacTAACCTGCCAATGTACTGCTGGATGTCATAGGGGATAGAATTGGACATTTCCTTGGTCCAAACTGCTGAGATTTGGTCTGTAAACAAGCAGAAAGAAAGTTAGACATGGTAACACTACAGACACACCACTGCCTGTCTCAGTGCTCATACATCATCACAGGCATTGTTTACTCACGAAACTGAAGCACGTCGGAAATGAAATCCACTTCCTCCTGACTGTCAAGACTGAGCGCTTCAAATTGCAGCTGCTGTTGTTGTGCGAGGCTGTGGCAGTAGGCGGCGGCCTCCTGGTGGGTGTAGCGCTGGCCCATTCTGTGGCACCAGGAGAAGTGATAAGCGTGGCCCAGGAAGGTTTCATGCTCCTGGGGGTGAGGGACAGTGTGATAGTGAGGATGATAATGTGTTGTTGCTTttgctgttattgctgttgttgtattgttgatgatgatgatatgaagtTGGCGAGGATGATGATGCGTGGACGCGTGAATGATGGTGGTAATCATGTTATGTTGTTTTtttctaataatgataataatgtagtTTAgcatgatggtgataatgatgtctTGTGCTGCTAAGGATGGTGCTTTTGTGTTATGCTACTAAAGATGATGCTTTTGTGTAATGCTGCTTAGGATGGTGCTTTTGTGTTATGCTACTAAGGATGATGCTTTTGTGTTATGCTACTAAGGATGGTGCTTTTGTGTTATGCTACTAAGGATGATGCTTTTTCTGTTATGCTACCAAGGATGGTGCTTTTGTGTTATGCTGCTAAGGATGATgctttagtgttgttgttgttgttcaaagaTTGCTTCCTCCCTATAGGGGgcagcacgggcctttgccaatggcggcccgtagcagggtgcagACAGatcgactctatcggctgacgtcaaCTGAGAAGACCATGTCGGTCCGTCGACGACGACGGGCGTGTCTCTGGGTAATAATGATGTTAAGGATCATGATTTCGGATTTCACGGTCAAGAAACACACACCATTTTCACTGCTCACCACGGACACGATGAAGGGGCCGCAGGAGGCAGGCAACTGGGGAGACGGTAGTAagatttgctgttgttgttgttgttgctgctgctgttgctgccatGGAGTCACTACGAACTGGAACACCTGCTGCCCCTGAGGAAAAACCGGAGGAGCGGCTATGAACTGCATTCCCTGGGAGGCGGCAGCCACCTGAAGGCGTGACCCTGCCATAACCACCACCTGGGACTGTGGCACTCTGGTTGGCTGTGAAGGTACCGTGACCACCTCATTgtcgtcgttgaggagccttctgTCGTAGGTGACTACGTTCCTTGCCGCCACCGCCGCAGCACcagcaaccatcaccaccatcgacaCCACCAAACGCCACATGTTCTGCAAGGAACcttgaaattacacacacacacacacacacacacacaccatcatcatcatcatcggcccTGCACAGGCCGGTTTCTATCCACTGATTAGGAGTGGTTACGGACTTACTGTCCGCCGCTTGAGcaggggggatggggtgtgtcgtgtgtgaggtcctgacagtacccagagatcgataaatgagccttgctctaatcgggagggtacttactGGCGATgccgagtccaactcgtgatcaggcaatggtggaacacacacacacacacactgcctcgtCCCAGCACATCAATGGGAAGTCACTATTGAGACGTGTTTGTCCATTATAGTTGGAGGGTTCACTCACCTATGCTCCGTGGCGTCGCTGCTTGCACACTGACCTCACCTGAAGGTGTGTATATAGATTCCTTGTctcgcctccacctccttccttaaccGAGCCGGCACACCTATAACAGGACTGAAGGACGGGGAGGGgggtaaagtaaaggtaaaggtgagtacatatacgctatagctgcgcgtggctgcggtgctcatttccgatccgttggcccttcgagtttgtggtgggtaagaacccttGGGTAAGAACCAGTCATACCGGGAtacgggccaatgtgaaatctgGGATTGCCACaggttaccttccccaggttttcccaggtacccatttatcggtcagcccgaaagggaggttGAACAGATAGGTGAGTCGCACGCCGACTGT
This window contains:
- the LOC126982579 gene encoding uncharacterized protein LOC126982579, whose amino-acid sequence is MWRLVVSMVVMVAGAAAVAARNVVTYDRRLLNDDNEVVTVPSQPTRVPQSQVVVMAGSRLQVAAASQGMQFIAAPPVFPQGQQVFQFVVTPWQQQQQQQQQQQQILLPSPQLPASCGPFIVSVEHETFLGHAYHFSWCHRMGQRYTHQEAAAYCHSLAQQQQLQFEALSLDSQEEVDFISDVLQFHQISAVWTKEMSNSIPYDIQQYIGRSDDSPEPGQHCLSVEGALLISRPRLWAHESPCQDLKAAICEADP